One Ancylobacter novellus DSM 506 genomic window, GGCGATGGAGAAGGAGGGGCCGTGGATGCCGAGGTCCATGGTGACATGGCTCACCTGCCCGCTCGGCATGGCGCGCGGCACGGTGAAGGGGTGCGGGCGCGGCGCCTTGTCGGCATAGAGCTTGCGGTAGCTGTCGTCGACGGCGTGGAACCCGACCGAGGCGGCGAAGATGGCGCCGGCGCGATGGCGTGCCGCGCCCTCCAGCGCCGGGCCGGCGTCGGCCAACGCCTGCCGGGCGACGACGACGGCGAATTGCGACGTGCGGTCGAGCAGGCCGAGCTGGCGCGGATCGAAATGATCCTCCGGCACGAAGCCGCGGACCTCGGCCGAGATCTTGGTCTTCATGGTGGAGACGTCGACGCCCTGCGTCTCGCCGATGCCCACCGTGCCGGCGCGCAGGCCCGCCAGATGCGACGGCACATCCTGGCCCAGCGCCGAGAGGGAGCCGAGCCCGGTGATGGCGACGCGCGCCGGCATCAGGCGGTCTTGGCCTTCTGCGCCGCGAGCAGCTCGGCGACGTGCTGGACGAGTGTGCCGACGGTCACGTCATTGCCGCTCAGCGGGCCGTCATTGGGTATCTCGATGCCGAAGCGGCTTTCCAGCTTGAAGATGGTCTCGATCAGGTCGAGCGAGGAGATGCCGAGCTCGGAAACCGGCGTCTCGGGGGTCAGCAGGTTCGAATCGACCCCGACCTCGCCGGAGATGAAGTCGACGATTTCAGCAACGGCGGGATCGTCTGTCTGCATGCGTCTGCTCTGTTGTCCGTCCGGCGAGATGCCTGAAGCTGAGGTTACGTCTGGTATCACATAGAAGGGCGGCTCAAGCCAGCAGCGTCAAATGACCGACATATGTGTCCGGCGCATGTCACTCGCCCGCAAACCGAAATCCGCCGTCACGGCCGCGCGGCGGCGTGCGCCCGCATGACCTGCGAAAGATACAGATAGGACGCCTTTGGCGTGCGCTGCTGGGTGGCGAAATCCACGTTGATCAGGCCGAAGCGCCGGCGCTCGCCCTCGGCCCACTCGAAATTGTCGAGCAGCGACCAGGCGAAATAGCCGTTGAGCGCGCAGCCCTGGCGGATCGCCTCGCTACAGGCGACGAGATGGGCGCGGATGTACTCCACACGCTCGGGATCCTGCACCACGCCATTCGCGGGCGCGGGGTCCTCGTAGCAGGCGCCGTTCTCGGTGATGAAGACCGGCGGGTTGCCATATTGGTCGCGCAGCCTTGTCAGCACCTCGACCAGTCCCTGCGCGCTGATCGGCCAGCCGAGCAGCGTGCGCGGCGTGCCTTCCGGCACCGCGCCATAGCCGGCCTGGGCGAGGAAGGCGGCGGGGTCGTGCTTGATCCAGGACGGCCCGTAATAGTTCATGCCGAGGAAGTCGACGGGAACGCGGATCGCCTCCATGTCGCCGGGCTTCACCAGCTGGGCGAACACGTTCTCGAACGGTGCCGGGTAGCTTCCCTTGAACAGCGGGTCGAGGTTGATCGTGTTCCAGCAGGCGTCGAAGCGCTGGGCGGCGGCGAGGTCGGCCGGGTCCTGCGAGGCCGGGTAGATCGGCTGCAGCGAGAACACCGTGCCGAGCTTGAGGTTGCTCCGCAGCGCCCGCACCGCCGTGATGCCGGTACCCTGCGCGAGGTTCTGGTGGTGCTGGGCCATGACGTAGCTCGGCCAGCCGGTGAGCCCCGGCGCGTGGTTGCCGAAGCCGTGGCCGAAGATGGCGTGCACGGAGGGCTCGTTGAGCATGGCCCAGGGCTTCACGCGGTCGCCGAGCCGGCCCACCGCGGCGCGGGCATAGTCGGCGAACCAGCCGGCCATGTCGCGATTGTGCCAGCCGCCGCGGTCCTGCAGCGCCTGCGGCAGGTCCCAGTGATAGAGGCAGGCCATGGGCAGGATGCCGCGCTCCATGAGCTTGTCGACGAGGCGGTCGTAGAAATCGAGGCCGGCGGCGTTCACCTGCCCGGTGCCGTCGGGGATGACGCGCGGCCAGGCTATGGAGAAGCGGTAGGCCTGGAAGCCGCCCTTCGCCATCAGTTCGACGTCGCCGGGATAGCGGTTGTAGTGGTCGCAGGCGATGTCGCCATTGGTGCCGTCGGCGATGCGGCCGGGTGTGTGCGAGAAGGTGTCCCAGATGGAGGGCTTGCGCCCGCCTTCCTTCACCGCGCCCTCGATCTGGTAGGAGGAGGTCGAGGCGCCCCAGACGAAGCCGGGCGGCAGCTGCGGCTGGCCGGCGGGCGACAGCGGCTGCACCTGTGCGGGAGCCGGCGGCATCGCTACGGGGGGCTGCCCCTGCTGCGCCCTCGCGCCGAGCGGCAAGGCGGGCAGGGCGGTTGCGGCGACGGCGGAGGCGAGGAAGTCGCGGCGTCGGAGCATCGGGGATTCCCTTGAGGACCTATCCGGCGATGAGCCGGAACAGCATCAGCACGGCGACGGCGAGCGCGCCCTGCAGCGCGGTGCCGACCGACAGGCGCGCGAGCGCCGCTGGGGGCGTAAAGCCGCCGGCGCGGGCAACGAGCCAAAAGAATCCGTCATTTATTTGCGACACCGTCATGGCGCCGGCCCCAACGGCGAGCGCGGCCAGCGTCCGGCCGGTGGGGTCGTCGAGGCCGAGTGGGGCGAGAAGCTCCATCATCATGCCCGCGGCGGTGATGGCGGCGACGAGGGACGAGCCCTGCAGCGTCTTGACGATCGCGGCGAGCGCGAAGGGCACGAGCAGCGCGAGCGCGCCGTGGGCGGGCAGGAGGTCGATCGCCGTCTCGGCCACCATCTCGGCGGTGCCGGTGTCCTGCACCACCTTCGCCAGGCCGCCGGCCGCGCCGACGATGAGCAGCAGCGGCGCGACCCGGGCGAAGGCGCGGGCCGCCCAGCCCTCCTCGCCGAGCCCGCCGGGCTCCCAGTTCCAGCTCAGCAGCAGGAGCAGGCCGACGCCCACCGCCACCAGCAGCATCGGGCTGCCGAGGGCGAGGATGAAGAGGCGGTCATTGCCACCGCCGAACGGCTCGGAGGCGATGTCGCCGAGCGACTGCACGATCAGCAGCGCGATCAGCACGAGGCTGGTGACGAGTAGCGCCAGCGCGCCGCGGCGGGGTGCGTGCAGGGTCTCGCCGCCGATGCTCTCCGCCGTGTCGACCGGGCGGGGCGCGTCAGTGGCGGCGAGGCGGGCGAAGAACATGCCGAGCAGCACGCAGAGGATGGCCGCCGGCAGGCCGATGAACGCTGCGAGAAGCCAGTCGCCGCGCAATATGGTGAGGTTCGCCAGCATCACCGGGGCGGGGATGAGAAGGCCATGGCCGGCCGAGAGCGACAGGCCGAGCACCAGAGCGGAGCGCGGGCTGTCGCCGCCGATGCCGCGCCGCAGCGGGTCGAGCACCGCGAAGGCGGCGCCCGGCGTCGAGCCCATGCCGCCGATCAGCCCGAGCAGTGCGAGCGGCGGCGAACGCCGGCGCCAGCCGCGCGCCATCTGCTGCAGCCGCGCCGTGGCGCCGGTGCCGTCGGCGATCTCGGCCATCAGCGCCCCCGCCACCACGACGAGGCCGAGCGCCGCTAGCGACTGGCTGAAGCCGGTGCCGAAGCTCTTGACCACATAGCCCAGCGACCAGCCGATGCCCCAGTTGAAGGCGAAGGCGGCGGCCACGAGGGCGAGGAAGGCATGGACCCTGCCGCGCGCCGTGAGAAGCGCGAAGACGGCCACGACGGCGACGAAGATGGCGGCGTAGGTCAGGTACATGGGTGAGGCATCAACGGGCGGGAGCAAGGGCGGAACGCGTCAGGCTTAGCCTGCCCGGCCCGCGCTGTCACCGTGCCGGAGGCGCGCACCAGCCCTCAATTACCTTAGGCCGAGTCAGGTCCGCCATTGCCGCCGCGCGCCGGCTTTTATAGGTTCCTGCCATGATCTTTCACTTCCTCTCCCGCCTCCTCCCGCTCGCCGTCCTGCTTCTCGCCGCCGCGCCTCTCGCGCGCGCCCAGAGCGACGCGCCGGCCTCCCCGACACCGGGCTTCGTGCGCGTCGAGGGCAAGCGCTTCGTCAATCCGGACGGCTCGACCTTCCCGATCCGCGGCATGAGCTTCGGCAACTGGCTGCTGCCGGAAGGCTACATGTTCAAGTTCACCGTCCAGCGCTCGCCGGCGGACATCGAGGGCGTGATCGAATACCTCGCCGGCCCGGAGGAAGCGGCGCGGTTCTGGAAGGATTTTCGCGAGACCTACATCCGCGAAGAGGATGTCGCCTTCCTCGCCGCTTCCGGCTTCACCACGGTGCGCGTGCCGCTGCACTGGAAGTTCTTCCTCGACCCGAAGAACCCGGACAGCGTCGACCCGAACGGCGAAGGCTGGGTGCTGATCGACCGGCTGGTCGGCTGGGCGAAGACCCACGGCATCAAGCTGATTCTCGACATCCACGCCGCCCCCGGCGGGCAGACCGGGGTGAACCACGACGACGGCGTCGGCTACCCGCTGACCTTCTACGTGCCCGAGTTCAAGCGCCGCACCATCACCATGTGGCGCGCCATCGCGGAGCGCTACCGCGACGAGACCGCCGTGCTCGGCTACGACCTGCTCAACGAGCCGGTCACGCCCTATCACGACACCGATTTCCTGAACTCGCGGCTCGAGCCCTTCTACCGCGACCTGGTGACGGCGATCCGCGAAGTCGACCCGAACCACCCGATCATGCTCGCCGGGGCGCAGTGGAGCACGAATTTCGACGTGTTCGGCCCGCCCTTCGCCGAGAACCTCGGCTACACCTACCACATGTTCTGGGCGGCCCCTCAGCGCAGCTCGATCCAGAAATACGCCAACTTCGCCAATCGCTGGCAGGTGCCGATCTTCGTCGGCGAGACCGGCGAGCTGAACAATGACTGGAACGCCCAGTTCCGCGCGCTGAACGAGCGCTTCGGCATCGGCTGGAGTTTCTGGACCTACAAGAACCTGGATTCACCCTCGACTGTCGCCTCGATCCGGAAGCCGGCCGGCTGGGACGCGATCGCGCATTTCGGCAGTGTGCCGCGTAGCCAATGGGCGACGATGGACAAGCCGTCGCGCGAGGCCGTGCAGGCGACGCTGCGCGCCTATCTCGACAATGCGCGCTTCGCCAACACCGCGGTCAATCGCGGCTATGTCGCCTCGCTCGGGCTGAAGGTTCCCGAGACCGCGTCGACCGGCGCCCCCTGCGGCCGCCTTGCCTCGCTCGACCCCGCCGGCGCGTCCCAGCTCGAAACCCCCTGCCCATGACCAACCATCTGTTCGACACCCTCCGGGCTGGCCAGCCGGAGGGCGGGCGCGTGTTCATCGCGACGCCGGAGGGCGCCGTCTTCACCTATGCCGACATGGAGCGGCGGGCGGCGCAGTACGCCAATGCGCTGGTTTCGCTGGGCGTGAAGCCCGGCGACCGGGTGGCGCTGCAGGTGGAGAAGAGCGTCGAGGCGATCTTCGCCTATCTCGGCACGGTTCGAGCCGGCGGCGTGTTCCTGCCGCTGAACACCGCCTATACGGCGCCGGAGATCGACTATTTCCTCGGCGATGCCGAGCCGGCGGTCTTCGTCTGCGATCCGGCGGCCGAGGCGACGCTGGCGCCGATCGCAAGGGCGCGGGGCGTCGCGCAT contains:
- a CDS encoding acyl carrier protein; the encoded protein is MQTDDPAVAEIVDFISGEVGVDSNLLTPETPVSELGISSLDLIETIFKLESRFGIEIPNDGPLSGNDVTVGTLVQHVAELLAAQKAKTA
- a CDS encoding GntP family permease, producing the protein MYLTYAAIFVAVVAVFALLTARGRVHAFLALVAAAFAFNWGIGWSLGYVVKSFGTGFSQSLAALGLVVVAGALMAEIADGTGATARLQQMARGWRRRSPPLALLGLIGGMGSTPGAAFAVLDPLRRGIGGDSPRSALVLGLSLSAGHGLLIPAPVMLANLTILRGDWLLAAFIGLPAAILCVLLGMFFARLAATDAPRPVDTAESIGGETLHAPRRGALALLVTSLVLIALLIVQSLGDIASEPFGGGNDRLFILALGSPMLLVAVGVGLLLLLSWNWEPGGLGEEGWAARAFARVAPLLLIVGAAGGLAKVVQDTGTAEMVAETAIDLLPAHGALALLVPFALAAIVKTLQGSSLVAAITAAGMMMELLAPLGLDDPTGRTLAALAVGAGAMTVSQINDGFFWLVARAGGFTPPAALARLSVGTALQGALAVAVLMLFRLIAG
- a CDS encoding glycoside hydrolase family 5 protein gives rise to the protein MIFHFLSRLLPLAVLLLAAAPLARAQSDAPASPTPGFVRVEGKRFVNPDGSTFPIRGMSFGNWLLPEGYMFKFTVQRSPADIEGVIEYLAGPEEAARFWKDFRETYIREEDVAFLAASGFTTVRVPLHWKFFLDPKNPDSVDPNGEGWVLIDRLVGWAKTHGIKLILDIHAAPGGQTGVNHDDGVGYPLTFYVPEFKRRTITMWRAIAERYRDETAVLGYDLLNEPVTPYHDTDFLNSRLEPFYRDLVTAIREVDPNHPIMLAGAQWSTNFDVFGPPFAENLGYTYHMFWAAPQRSSIQKYANFANRWQVPIFVGETGELNNDWNAQFRALNERFGIGWSFWTYKNLDSPSTVASIRKPAGWDAIAHFGSVPRSQWATMDKPSREAVQATLRAYLDNARFANTAVNRGYVASLGLKVPETASTGAPCGRLASLDPAGASQLETPCP
- a CDS encoding GH1 family beta-glucosidase, with protein sequence MLRRRDFLASAVAATALPALPLGARAQQGQPPVAMPPAPAQVQPLSPAGQPQLPPGFVWGASTSSYQIEGAVKEGGRKPSIWDTFSHTPGRIADGTNGDIACDHYNRYPGDVELMAKGGFQAYRFSIAWPRVIPDGTGQVNAAGLDFYDRLVDKLMERGILPMACLYHWDLPQALQDRGGWHNRDMAGWFADYARAAVGRLGDRVKPWAMLNEPSVHAIFGHGFGNHAPGLTGWPSYVMAQHHQNLAQGTGITAVRALRSNLKLGTVFSLQPIYPASQDPADLAAAQRFDACWNTINLDPLFKGSYPAPFENVFAQLVKPGDMEAIRVPVDFLGMNYYGPSWIKHDPAAFLAQAGYGAVPEGTPRTLLGWPISAQGLVEVLTRLRDQYGNPPVFITENGACYEDPAPANGVVQDPERVEYIRAHLVACSEAIRQGCALNGYFAWSLLDNFEWAEGERRRFGLINVDFATQQRTPKASYLYLSQVMRAHAAARP